Proteins from a genomic interval of Brevinematia bacterium:
- the rplC gene encoding 50S ribosomal protein L3, with amino-acid sequence MGKNFCGKALIGRKEGMSQVFVGENVIPVTAITLGPCEVLQIRTQERDGYNAIQLGFGAKKHKVKDKENKGRYKVILKPAIVKEFRVKDPTQFNKGDIIDISYFEGIKFVDVTGWSKGRGFQGTMKRWGFSGAPDSHGQSVFHRRPGSIGQHTFPAKVWKGKKMAGRTGGKKVTVQNLEVVDIDKEKNLMLVKGAVPGYNGSYVIVREAIRKSLLSK; translated from the coding sequence ATGGGAAAGAACTTCTGTGGTAAAGCTTTAATAGGCAGGAAAGAAGGAATGTCTCAAGTGTTTGTTGGAGAAAATGTAATTCCTGTTACTGCTATTACTCTAGGCCCTTGTGAAGTTTTACAAATCAGAACACAGGAAAGGGATGGCTATAATGCTATACAGCTTGGCTTCGGTGCTAAAAAACATAAAGTCAAGGACAAAGAAAACAAAGGAAGATATAAGGTAATCCTAAAACCAGCGATAGTGAAAGAATTTAGAGTCAAGGACCCAACTCAGTTTAACAAAGGAGATATAATTGATATCTCCTACTTTGAAGGAATCAAGTTTGTTGATGTAACAGGCTGGTCAAAAGGAAGAGGGTTCCAGGGAACAATGAAAAGATGGGGGTTTTCCGGTGCACCAGATTCACACGGACAATCTGTGTTTCACAGAAGACCTGGTTCAATAGGGCAACATACCTTCCCCGCAAAAGTATGGAAAGGGAAAAAAATGGCAGGAAGAACTGGAGGGAAAAAAGTTACCGTCCAGAACTTAGAAGTTGTTGACATTGATAAAGAGAAAAACCTAATGCTTGTTAAGGGGGCAGTTCCCGGATACAACGGAAGCTACGTTATTGTAAGAGAAGCTATAAGGAAATCACTATTATCCAAATGA
- the rpsJ gene encoding 30S ribosomal protein S10: MVSRIRVKLKSYDAEVIDKTAKDIYNVVKNVGAKVVGPIPLPTKIRRYTVLRSPHVDKDSREHFEYRLHRRLIDILEPSQEVIDALLRLEILPSVDVEIKQD, translated from the coding sequence ATGGTATCAAGAATCAGAGTCAAGCTTAAGTCATACGATGCGGAAGTTATTGACAAAACCGCTAAAGACATATACAATGTGGTGAAAAACGTTGGGGCCAAAGTTGTTGGTCCCATACCACTGCCAACTAAGATCAGAAGGTATACAGTTTTAAGATCACCCCATGTAGACAAGGACTCAAGAGAACACTTTGAATACAGATTACACAGAAGACTTATAGACATTCTAGAACCTTCTCAAGAAGTCATTGACGCACTACTAAGGCTTGAAATTTTACCTTCCGTTGATGTTGAAATAAAACAAGATTAG
- the tuf gene encoding elongation factor Tu, translating to MAEGKFERKKPHINVGTIGHVDHGKTTLTSAITKVLAKKGYAKEKNYEDIDNAPEEKARGITIQIQHIEYESDKRHYAHIDCPGHADYVKNMVTGAAQMDGAILVVAANDGVMPQTREHVLLARQVGVPYIVVFLNKIDMVDDPEIIDIVEEDVRELLKKYGYPGDKVPVIRGSAYKAMTNPDPNTDGKCVLELIEALDNHVPEPIREIDKPFLMPIEDVFSISGRGTVVTGRVERGKITPGEEVEIVGLSYEVIKTVVTSIEMFRKELDSAIAGDNAGLLLRGVGKDEVWRGQVVCKPGSVTPHRKFKSEIYVLKKEEGGRHTPFFAGYRPQFFFRTADVTGTITKIPGEMVMPGDNVNVEVELIYPVAMEKGLRFAIREGGRTIGAGVVTEIIE from the coding sequence ATGGCTGAAGGAAAATTTGAGAGGAAGAAGCCACACATTAATGTTGGCACAATAGGACATGTGGATCATGGTAAAACTACCTTGACTTCTGCTATTACCAAGGTTTTGGCCAAAAAGGGGTATGCAAAGGAGAAAAACTATGAAGACATTGACAATGCTCCTGAAGAGAAGGCAAGAGGCATAACAATCCAGATTCAGCATATAGAGTATGAGAGTGATAAGAGACACTATGCTCACATAGACTGTCCCGGGCATGCGGACTATGTTAAGAACATGGTTACTGGAGCTGCGCAGATGGACGGCGCTATTCTTGTTGTTGCTGCAAATGATGGTGTTATGCCTCAAACTAGGGAACATGTGCTACTTGCAAGGCAAGTTGGTGTGCCCTACATTGTTGTGTTTTTGAATAAGATTGATATGGTAGACGATCCTGAGATAATTGACATAGTGGAGGAAGATGTAAGAGAACTTTTAAAGAAGTATGGCTACCCTGGTGACAAGGTTCCAGTTATAAGGGGTTCCGCCTACAAGGCAATGACAAATCCTGATCCAAATACCGACGGAAAGTGCGTGTTAGAGTTAATAGAAGCGCTTGATAACCATGTTCCAGAACCCATTAGGGAAATTGACAAACCCTTCCTTATGCCAATAGAAGATGTTTTCTCCATTTCTGGTAGAGGAACAGTAGTCACTGGAAGAGTTGAAAGGGGTAAGATTACACCTGGAGAGGAGGTTGAAATAGTTGGTCTTTCTTACGAAGTTATAAAGACAGTTGTAACATCAATTGAGATGTTTAGAAAGGAGCTAGATTCCGCAATTGCGGGAGACAATGCAGGATTACTCCTAAGAGGTGTTGGTAAAGATGAGGTTTGGAGAGGACAAGTTGTTTGTAAACCAGGTTCTGTAACTCCACACAGAAAATTCAAATCCGAGATATATGTCTTGAAGAAAGAAGAAGGTGGAAGACACACACCATTCTTTGCCGGCTACAGACCCCAGTTCTTCTTCAGAACGGCAGATGTAACCGGAACAATTACAAAAATACCTGGTGAGATGGTCATGCCTGGCGACAACGTAAATGTTGAAGTAGAGCTTATATATCCTGTTGCTATGGAAAAAGGACTCAGATTTGCTATAAGAGAAGGTGGTAGAACCATAGGAGCAGGAGTAGTAACAGAAATCATTGAATAG